One segment of Streptomyces sp. XD-27 DNA contains the following:
- a CDS encoding prephenate dehydrogenase, translating into MAVMHSALVIGTGLMGTSVALALRARGLTVYLRDVDSAAARTAASLGAGTVQPPTETVDLAIVAVPPPLVGKVLADAQGARLARHYTDVASVKAEMQHDVIALNCDTSCYVGGHPMAGASRSGPLKARGDLFEGRTWALTPTADTDTETLNTALELVTLCGAVPVLMEAAAHDRAVALVSHAPHVVASLVAMRLEGAEEREVSLAGPGLRDLTRIAEADPQLWLDILGGNAAVVADLLDELGADLSEMVAGLRAMAATDEAKRSSGMKTVGTMLRRGVSGRSRISGKHGPQPERFESVTVMIGDQQGELARLLTDAGRADVNIEDIRIEHATGRQAGLVHVSVAPGMSAPLREALRADGWHER; encoded by the coding sequence GTGGCCGTGATGCACTCCGCACTGGTGATCGGCACAGGTCTGATGGGTACGTCGGTGGCGCTGGCGCTGCGGGCGCGCGGCCTGACCGTGTACCTCAGGGACGTCGACTCGGCGGCTGCCCGGACGGCCGCGTCGCTGGGCGCCGGTACGGTGCAGCCGCCCACGGAGACCGTCGACCTGGCGATCGTCGCGGTGCCGCCGCCGCTCGTCGGCAAGGTCCTTGCGGACGCGCAGGGCGCGCGCCTGGCGCGGCACTACACGGACGTGGCGAGCGTGAAGGCGGAGATGCAGCACGACGTCATCGCCCTCAACTGCGACACCTCGTGCTACGTGGGCGGGCACCCCATGGCAGGTGCGTCGCGCAGCGGCCCGCTGAAGGCTCGGGGCGACCTCTTCGAGGGCCGCACCTGGGCGCTGACGCCGACGGCGGACACCGATACCGAGACGCTCAACACGGCACTGGAGCTGGTGACGCTGTGCGGCGCTGTTCCCGTCCTGATGGAGGCGGCGGCACACGACCGCGCGGTGGCGCTGGTGTCCCACGCGCCCCACGTGGTGGCGAGCCTGGTCGCCATGCGCCTGGAAGGCGCCGAGGAACGTGAGGTGAGCCTGGCGGGTCCGGGGCTGCGGGACCTGACCCGGATCGCGGAAGCCGACCCCCAGCTCTGGCTGGACATCCTGGGCGGCAACGCCGCGGTCGTGGCGGACCTCCTGGACGAACTGGGCGCCGACCTGAGCGAGATGGTCGCCGGGCTGCGCGCCATGGCGGCGACGGACGAGGCCAAGCGCAGCAGCGGCATGAAGACGGTCGGGACCATGCTGCGCAGGGGGGTGTCGGGCCGCAGCCGCATCTCCGGTAAGCACGGGCCGCAGCCTGAGCGGTTCGAATCGGTGACCGTGATGATCGGCGACCAGCAGGGCGAACTGGCACGTCTGCTGACGGACGCGGGCCGCGCCGACGTCAACATCGAGGACATCCGCATCGAGCACGCCACCGGCCGGCAGGCAGGCCTGGTCCATGTCAGCGTCGCTCCCGGCATGTCGGCACCGCTGCGGGAAGCCCTGCGGGCCGACGGCTGGCACGAGCGCTGA